In Massilia forsythiae, one DNA window encodes the following:
- a CDS encoding DUF7738 domain-containing protein, which yields MMKIFLRGTILVFSLFAPTSKGAEPSDQSISEKKREPTMLDRWNEIKHQAALATGAITALPQPRHVKRQAKPEIIIKGSNIFFDGKPLEFGWTLASWKSILKRNPHCDKTEIVWCVWEDLGLEVSTRAKSNFGVSTIVIKLSIPEHLLHETRTPYPDGTPDNTPKADWLARHPFTGYLEIDGFGIDKETKFWELQSSIDVHRNLSCGLTSCEFPSGIFGPKSTIDLHLNGGSESATIEEIKIYTTSR from the coding sequence ATGATGAAAATATTTCTCCGTGGAACAATACTTGTCTTTTCATTGTTTGCTCCCACTTCCAAAGGCGCAGAACCTTCCGATCAATCAATTTCCGAGAAGAAAAGAGAACCTACGATGTTAGACCGGTGGAACGAAATCAAACATCAAGCTGCGCTAGCAACAGGTGCTATAACTGCCCTCCCTCAACCACGGCATGTAAAAAGACAGGCCAAGCCTGAAATCATTATAAAAGGATCAAATATTTTTTTTGACGGCAAACCCTTAGAATTCGGGTGGACATTGGCATCATGGAAAAGTATCTTAAAAAGAAATCCCCATTGCGACAAGACAGAAATCGTATGGTGCGTATGGGAAGATTTGGGATTAGAAGTTTCCACAAGGGCAAAAAGTAACTTTGGCGTTAGCACGATTGTTATTAAATTAAGCATACCTGAGCATTTGCTTCACGAAACCAGAACGCCCTATCCTGATGGAACGCCTGATAACACGCCAAAGGCAGACTGGTTAGCGCGTCACCCTTTTACCGGCTATCTAGAAATAGACGGGTTCGGAATCGATAAAGAAACGAAGTTCTGGGAACTTCAATCCAGCATCGACGTTCATCGAAATCTGAGCTGCGGGCTAACAAGCTGTGAGTTTCCCAGCGGCATATTCGGCCCCAAAAGCACAATCGACTTACATTTGAATGGTGGAAGCGAATCAGCAACAATCGAAGAAATTAAAATTTATACCACATCTCGTTGA